In Nostoc sp. GT001, a genomic segment contains:
- the hypE gene encoding hydrogenase expression/formation protein HypE — protein sequence MNIPSQNSITNPLFQKIEKVRRQTKIQDTHITLAHGSGGKAMRDLIDDIFVNNFDNPILSQLEDQASFNLTPLLQQGDRLAFTTDSYVVDPLFFPGSDIGKLAINGTVNDLAVSGAKPLYLTCSVILEEGLPVETLRRVANSMKAAAEKAGIQIVTGDTKVVHRGAADKLFINTAGIGVIPRGVNISAQNIKPGDAIIINGEIGNHGTAILIARGELALDTNIESDCQPLHNLVENILRVCPQIHAMRDATRGGLATVLNEFALTSNVGIRLFEESIPVREEVNGVCEILGLDPLYLANEGKLVVVVPKENADNVLSAMKLHPAGKDACIIGEVIPSPPGIVLLKTVFGAERIVDMLVGDQLPRIC from the coding sequence ATGAATATTCCCTCCCAAAACTCAATAACAAATCCCCTATTCCAAAAAATAGAAAAAGTCCGCCGCCAAACTAAAATCCAAGACACTCATATAACTCTCGCACATGGCAGCGGTGGTAAAGCCATGCGCGATTTAATCGATGATATCTTTGTCAACAATTTTGATAATCCAATTCTCTCCCAACTAGAAGACCAAGCTAGCTTCAACCTAACCCCTCTCCTCCAACAAGGAGACAGACTCGCATTTACAACAGATTCATACGTTGTAGACCCGTTATTTTTCCCCGGTAGTGATATAGGAAAATTAGCGATAAACGGTACAGTTAATGATTTAGCTGTAAGCGGTGCTAAACCTTTATATCTAACTTGTAGCGTAATTTTAGAAGAAGGATTACCTGTCGAAACCTTACGCCGTGTCGCAAACAGTATGAAAGCAGCCGCAGAAAAAGCTGGTATTCAAATTGTCACTGGTGACACAAAAGTTGTACATCGTGGTGCTGCTGATAAACTCTTTATTAATACTGCTGGTATTGGTGTCATCCCGCGAGGAGTTAACATTTCCGCCCAAAATATTAAACCTGGAGATGCAATAATAATTAATGGTGAAATAGGCAATCATGGGACAGCAATTTTAATTGCCCGTGGAGAATTAGCCTTAGACACTAATATTGAAAGTGATTGTCAGCCGTTGCATAATTTAGTAGAAAATATTCTGCGTGTATGTCCCCAAATTCATGCTATGCGAGATGCTACACGCGGTGGTTTAGCTACAGTCTTAAATGAATTCGCCCTTACTTCCAATGTGGGAATTCGTCTCTTTGAAGAATCTATTCCAGTGCGTGAAGAAGTCAACGGAGTTTGTGAAATTCTCGGTTTAGACCCATTGTATTTAGCTAATGAAGGGAAGTTAGTTGTAGTGGTTCCAAAAGAGAATGCTGACAACGTTTTATCAGCTATGAAATTACACCCAGCAGGTAAAGATGCTTGTATTATTGGCGAAGTTATTCCTTCACCCCCAGGTATCGTATTGTTAAAAACAGTTTTTGGTGCTGAAAGGATTGTTGATATGTTGGTAGGCGACCAATTACCACGAATTTGTTAA
- the hypD gene encoding hydrogenase formation protein HypD has protein sequence MKYVDEFREPEKAEALCREIAKLCNRLEKPIKIMEVCGGHTHSIFKYGIEEILPQTIELIHGPGCPVCVMPKGRLDDAIAISQNHNVIFATFGDAMRVPGSQTTLLQARAQGADIRMVYSPLDSLQIARDNPDKEVVFFALGFETTAPSTAFTILQAAAEKIHNFSMFSNHVLVIPALKALLDNPDLQLDGFVGPSHVSMVIGSDPYQFISQQYNKPIVVSGFEPLDILQSIWMLLQQLVENRCEVENQYNRIVEKTGNTVALQAINKVFAVRDSFDWRGLGDIPYSGLQIKPEYAQFDAELKFTIPNLKVADHKACKCGEILKGVLKPWECKVFGTACTPETPIGTCMVSSEGACAAYYKYGRLSTIAKRTIAQKPKITQEPLPACGFSSE, from the coding sequence ATGAAATATGTTGACGAATTCCGCGAACCGGAAAAAGCAGAAGCCTTATGCCGCGAAATCGCCAAATTATGCAATCGGCTAGAAAAACCTATCAAAATCATGGAAGTATGTGGTGGACATACACACTCCATATTTAAATACGGTATCGAAGAAATATTACCCCAAACCATCGAACTAATTCATGGCCCTGGTTGTCCAGTATGCGTTATGCCAAAAGGGAGATTAGATGATGCGATCGCAATCTCTCAAAATCATAACGTCATTTTTGCCACCTTTGGCGACGCCATGCGAGTTCCCGGTTCCCAAACCACTTTACTGCAAGCTAGGGCACAAGGTGCAGACATCCGTATGGTGTACTCTCCCCTAGATAGCCTACAAATTGCCAGAGATAATCCTGACAAAGAAGTAGTCTTCTTCGCATTAGGCTTTGAAACCACAGCCCCCAGCACCGCCTTCACTATTCTGCAAGCAGCAGCCGAAAAAATTCATAACTTTAGTATGTTTAGCAATCACGTCCTCGTGATTCCCGCCCTCAAAGCACTACTAGATAATCCCGATTTACAACTAGATGGATTTGTTGGGCCTAGCCATGTCAGCATGGTAATTGGCAGTGACCCATACCAATTTATTTCCCAACAATATAATAAGCCGATAGTCGTCTCAGGATTTGAACCCTTAGATATTCTGCAATCAATTTGGATGCTATTGCAGCAGTTAGTAGAAAATCGTTGCGAAGTCGAAAATCAATATAACCGAATTGTAGAAAAAACTGGGAACACAGTAGCCCTACAAGCCATAAATAAAGTTTTCGCCGTCCGAGATAGTTTTGATTGGCGTGGCTTAGGTGATATACCCTATTCAGGATTACAAATCAAACCTGAATATGCTCAATTTGATGCCGAACTGAAATTTACCATTCCTAACCTCAAAGTAGCCGACCATAAAGCTTGTAAATGTGGAGAAATTCTCAAAGGAGTCTTAAAACCTTGGGAATGTAAAGTATTCGGTACAGCTTGCACACCAGAAACACCAATCGGTACTTGCATGGTATCTTCCGAAGGTGCTTGTGCAGCCTATTACAAATACGGGCGACTCTCCACAATTGCCAAAAGAACAATCGCCCAAAAACCAAAAATAACTCAAGAACCTCTCCCCGCCTGCGGTTTCTCCTCAGAATAA